Proteins from a single region of Anastrepha ludens isolate Willacy chromosome 5, idAnaLude1.1, whole genome shotgun sequence:
- the LOC128864204 gene encoding putative inorganic phosphate cotransporter produces the protein MVPTLENSPLFGVRHLQALLLFFNIVVVYICRLNVSVAVVAMTNANTTNPDFPEYDWNEQHKSYILSSFYWGYVFTQFPGGYLSRHYGAKITILIATLGSAVCSLITPLCVRLGGWPIFCAIRLLQGLFQGVIFPAIHDHLAKWSPLHERNLLGALSLSGTDCGTVIALASSGLIASSSIGWPGISYVSASVCLVWCVFWLVFGADNPPSSKFISPQECKYIETSLERNDGFHQQKIPVPWRAIFTSVPFLAFLVGRCAEAWGFTTLQAQIPSYMNGVLHMEIKKNGLFSALPYLTMWISLYVYLAIANFLTKGNILSLTAMRKTINTVSLWIPALLLIGIGFLDSSQQAWAIALMTLNVGINGGSTIGCTLNTIDLAPNHAGILMGLSNTIVNIVPILSPLLVGVIVTDKHNRTQWQIIFAIAAVIFFLGNLVYIIWGTSETQPWNASDFESESDLEKAAHKQTGTEATVKKEGIKEKQEAVESGNVVERTRL, from the exons ATGGTGCCTACTTTGGAAAAtt CACCTCTTTTTGGAGTACGTCATCTGCAGGCTCTGCTGCTATTCTTCAACATTGTTGTTGTCTATATTTGTCGTCTGAACGTCTCAGTAGCTGTAGTCGCAATGACCAATGCCAACACAACAAATCCAGATTTTCCG GAATACGACTGGAACGAGCAGCACAAATCGTACATACTCTCTAGTTTCTACTGGGGTTACGTGTTCACACAATTCCCCGGCGGTTATCTGAGTCGCCACTACGGCGCCAAAATTACCATTCTCATCGCCACACTAGGCTCTGCTGTTTGCAGCCTCATTACGCCCCTCTGTGTACGCCTTGGCGGTTGGCCCATCTTTTGCGCCATACGCTTACTGCAGGGTTTATTTCAGGGTGTCATCTTTCCCGCCATACACGACCATCTCGCCAAGTGGTCTCCACTGCATGAACGCAATCTCTTAGGCGCGCTCAGCTTGTCTGGCACCGATTGCGGCACTGTTATAGCGCTGGCATCTAGCGGTCTCATCGCCAGTAGCTCCATAGGATGGCCTGGAATTTCCTATGTATCTGCGTCGGTCTGCCTTGTTTGGTGCGTATTTTGGCTTGTGTTTGGCGCGGATAATCCGCCATCATCGAAGTTCATCTCACCGCAGGAGTGCAAGTACATTGAGACCTCACTTGAGCGCAACGATGGTTTTCATCAGCAAAAAATTCCAGTGCCTTGGCGTGCAATCTTCACTTCTGTGCCTTTTTTAGCCTTTCTAGTGGGGCGTTGTGCTGAGGCTTGGGGTTTTACTACCCTACAAGCACAAATACCCTCTTACATGAATGGTGTTTTACATATGGAAATCAAGAAGAATGGACTCTTTTCGGCACTACCCTACCTGACAATGTGGATATCATTGTATGTCTACTTGGCTATAGCGAATTTTCTCACCAAGGGGAATATTCTTTCGCTGACTGCGATGCGCAAGACGATCAACACAGTTTCGCTTTGGATACCAGCACTTTTACTTATCGGTATAGGTTTCTTGGACTCGAGCCAACAAGCGTGGGCCATTGCGCTGATGACACTTAATGTGGGCATAAATGGTGGCTCCACCATCGGTTGTACACTGAATACGATCGATCTGGCACCCAACCATGCGGGCATTCTCATGGGCTTATCAAATACTATTGTGAATATTGTGCCGATCTTGTCACCGCTACTTGTAGGCGTAATTGTGACTGATAAG catAATCGCACGCAATGGCAAATTATATTCGCAATCGCTGCAGTGATTTTCTTTCTGGGCAATCTGGTCTACATTATTTGGGGCACTTCAGAGACTCAACCGTGGAACGCGTCTGactttgaaagtgaaagcgacTTGGAGAAAGCAGCGCATAAGCAAACAGGTACAGAGGCAACAGTAAAAAAGGAGGGAATAAAGGAGAAACAAGAGGCTGTCGAAAGTGGCAATGTTGTAGAGAGAACAAGACTTTGA